From the Xylocopa sonorina isolate GNS202 chromosome 9, iyXylSono1_principal, whole genome shotgun sequence genome, the window ataaatgtacGACCTGAAAGCCATCGCGTTATCGTacattttaaaaaaattatgTTGCAGAAGTGTATATGTTGTATACGTAGGAGTGCCGCCGGCCATAAGCATCGCATGAAAGCGTAATTCACcaactcctttttttttttacgactaTCTTTCCACATCTTTCAAAGTGACTTTCTAACGCGTCCGAGAGACACTCTCCCGGCTTCGTTACTGAACAATCGTGTGAATTAAACGTTCGTCTTGTAAAGGAACCTAAAATGAACAGAAAAAATAATGAGATATTACAAATGGCAATTCGAAATCACGAGATGACCGTTTATTTTCCAATTGCAAGATATTTGAAAAAAATTCGAAAGTAGTACGAATTATGGTTCGTGTTAAAAGGCCACGTTTCTGtggcataaaaaaaaaaagctattaaacgaagaaaaaagatcgaacgacacgaacgaacgaacgaacgaacgaacgagcagCTCTCGGCGACAAATATAATCATTCGTGAACACGAAACATGGCGAGGTAAATTTCGGTCGAGCCTGTAGAATATTTCCTGCGGTGGGCATATGGCGAGGGGTAGGGTTCCCAGAAGGTTCCCACGGTCAATAGCTTTCGTGGTGGTGAGGCTCGAAAGAGCTCGAGGGACTCTTCCTATTACTCGTTATTCGCAACGTTTTCGAAAAATCTTCTATTCCGAGGACAGCACGATTCACCGTTACGCGCGTATACAAAAATATTGCAATGGCTCAATTACGGTTGTACGACAATGCCCTGTTCCTTCCTACTACCTGAAAATCGCTACACTTTTCGATTTTCTATAGATTCTTATACCTGTCGAAAACCGTCCCATTTAACTACCGCCTAATTGTTATCGATTACCCGCCGCCAACGCGAGGGACACTTTAGACTACCTTCGTTAATTATGTTAAACGTAGACAGCTTTTCACGTTCGTGGTAAATAATTTTAGAATTCTGTTCTAATTATCAACGTATTCCTTCATAAGGAACCAACGGCGGTCCGTAAACAAGAAGCCGCTTGATTTGCTTATTGATTTTTAATTATGTTTCGTGGCTGTTCTTTTTAATAACACACACACGCAACAAATTACCACGTAATTGTATCACTCAAGAATGACATTACGCAACAGACAAACATGAATTAAATCAGTAAACGGTAATAACATAATCTGTGGTAATTTATGATCGGAAACTGGTAACAGTTAATTTGGCCTCTACTTGAAATTAATACGTAAATCCTATATTACGCGACTAAAGAATAAACTACAGACGTATTCATTTTTCAAACGCTGAGACGAATAATTTCATGAAAAATTGATGGTAAAGCTAGTTTCCTGTACAACAATTCGTCTGTCAGTCATAATTACGATTCGTATGAAAACGAGGACTCGTCGTACGAACGTAAACATAATAGAGTGCATTAGACGACAAAACAATAGCTTTCATCACcggaaatatatattattatcagTAAGGTTTCCCGGTAATGCACTCTCTTCCCGCCGAAAGTTCTGCCGCTGAGGTCCATTCTAGCATCGGCGATGAATCACTTATTCAGTTCGAGTTGACGCACGAGTTGGCCGAGCGATTGTTTATTTTTACAGAGCGTGTTGCACGGTTAATAAATAATTGCCATGGTGATATGCTCACGGCCGCCTGCGGCCACGAATCGACGGAGCGCGGCAAACGTATGAATCTCGCGGCCGATTGTGAACTTATCGTGTCGAAAACGGTATAAAAATACCGGCGGTGTACAAAAGCAAAGAAAAAACCGCTACACCACCGATTTGCTCTGACAGATTAATTGAACGCGATCGGTCGACGTAGGTAAACAGAAacgtaaacgtagaaatgtgctgTAACAGACGATTAATTCTATGGAACAGGAAAGGTAGAAAAAAAATGCGTGTGTTCAAAGCGTCATGACTGCCCCCTTGTACCTTGACACTCGAAAGCTTCGATGGCTCGGCGGGCCGGCAAAGCACAGAAAATATTTTTCCATGATTTTTAGGCAAAACTCGCGTGAACCGCGCATAATAAACCGTACAAAGACCTACCGTGTGTTTGACAATCCTTAAAGCACGTCGTCCTCGCGGGCAAGCACCACTTTCACACATATATTTACAAGAGAATTATGCGATTTTTGGCAGCGACCATGTATAAACGGACACCGACACAAGGCCCCCTTTACGGAACTGAAGTAACGTTGACGGCAAGCTCGTGAACAAAGACCACGCACGATTTCAAATCCCGTCCTGGCGATTGGCTAGTCACGGTCACGTGATTTTCCTGCCCTCTCCTCATTGGCTGTTCGGTCTGGGTTGCGAGGACATTTTAAACTATATACTTATGCACATGGCTGACAGAGGGATATGCACGAGGGGATTTTCTTCAATCTTATTTTACACAATTATTATTTCTACCTAACGCAATCAATTTTCATGACCGATCGGTCGTTAAATTCTAAACCATACCTACAAACACTCCAGTATACGCACTATGAATGACAACAGTAGTATGTCTTCTCCCTTACCTTCCCCACTTCAAAATGGCCGAACCCAAACAATGCATGGAAAATCAGTTATTCTCGTCAAATCTCAATATACTTTGATATCGTATCCGATTAGAAAcaacttttttattttctaccttcgcttaaaaataaaatattttacaaccTGTGCTGTCGGCATGAAAATTCTTCATGGTGGGAGATTGAAAACATTGGACGAGTCCATCGTTCTGCTAGAGGGAGGGGAGGACGGTAGTCTCGTTAAGAATGAACCACCGCAATAATGGCGGGAATACGCACACGTACACACGTTTATTGACTTTAGCAGGAGAAAAAAATATGTGACTCTATGAAATCGTCCTTATGGACTGTTTGCAACTAAATACGAATGAAACACAATGGTAGGGTGATGTTTGCGGATTTTCGCACGGAATGTTCATTTTTAATACCGCCAAGATCAATAAAGAATGTATGAGATTCGCGTGGATAGTTTTTCCTCTGGTTTGCACGATATGCACAACTTTCTACACATTTgcaaataattttatattatttagcaTTGCACTTGACCTGTTACAACTgtgatatatttatttttttacttGGAAAAATAACATTAATACTTTAGTTGTACGTTGAGTATTATGTTTTCAAAATCTCGTGTCACTAAATTCATTGTAAAAATTGATATGTGTATTTCTTTTAGTACCTGACTCTGTTCAGCTGTTTTTCTTGGTGAGATTTCTTTTCCATTACTTCTTGAAAATATGCTTTGTATGCAATTTACTCCTTTTTCTTTGAATCCTTATTATTCGTTAGAATAATTCGTACTGTATGAATTCTCCCTGTGCCATTTGATTACACGGATGCACATTGGATCCTTGTGTAATGTTATTATGTACAATTGTTATGTGATTGTACTTATAGTAACTTTAGCACGTACATATATACAATTGAATTCTTATTGATtcttaataattaatatataaacTTTGAAGCTTACAACTTTGATATTATCATATATTATGGCACTATATTTTGTTTATTCTTAGTCTGTTATATTAAAATATTCTAGTACTTTCTAAAATTTCTTTTCCTTTAATTCATCCACTCTTCATAACTTTGGTTTCTTAGTAAACATACTTTCAATCTTTCTGTTTAAACGTTTGCCACTGATGGTATTATTTTTGTGTATATTTCGATACCTCTTAAGAATATGTCTTTGTTCAAAAATTCATCGTGATCGTGAAGAAGTATTTTTGTTTTGTTCATAGGTGAAAAACCGATAGCAGGAATTCCTACCTGTAACGTTGAGTATCTTTCTTAATAATTATCCAACGTTTAATACAAATAGAAAATTAATAAAAGATATTTACCCCTCTTACATATCGACTGTCCGTTCCGCCTGGAAAGATTGCCTTTTGCAAGCTTAGTCCAAGATCGTTGCACGTCTTTTCGAAAGCAATCCAAAAGGGATTAGACTCGTCTAGCTTTGTGTTCTCGATTTTGGGATTTTTCTGCTCAAATGAGTACGTAACATCGGAACCAGCTTCTTGGcaccatcttttcatcatagcTTCGAACTCGTTGTGATCGACAGACGGATCAAGTCGAATATCGAATATTGCCGTCAATGAAACAGGTACTACGTTCGTTTGTACACCACCCTGAAATCAATTATTTTTTTCCACGTTTAGTAGAATGCAAAATAAAACATTTTGTCATTTTTATAAAGAAATTAGTGAAAATTATGTCGGGCATATTTTTCACGTGACCAAGATACTCACCGTGTAGTATTACTTTCCTTATGAACAGACATGTAATTTTGtcaagaaaacaaaaaaaaacagatAACTTTCTTCAAGTTCTTACGATAAAACTATTAATAAATTAAGTTATAACGTAATGATAATAATAGTACAACAACAGTAGAATAAGAAAAATGGACAGTACTGCATAAAAGATATACCTTTAATTGTGTTAAGTTGATAGTTGTAACATCACCAAGCAATATCTTTGGATCTTTTAATTTTTCCTTCTCTTTAGCTCTGAAGTCCATGAAACGATCAATTATGAACCTGATCTTTTCACCAGCTGTGTTATCCAGCAAAAGAGATCCATGTCCAGGTGTGCCTGAGCACTCTACCTCCACCTGCCAAATCGATCTCTCACCATAGAACATGCGAAAATGTTCATCAGGCGAGGCCATACCTTCATCCAGCGCAAAACCAATGTTTAACGCTTGAAATTCCTTAGTGTGTACAAAATCTTCCATGCCCAGGTGTCCTCCTATTTCCTCGTCTGGTACAAAGGACATGTGAATTGTTCTTTTACAACGTTGTCCAGCTAACTTCATACGGCGAATTGCTTCCAAATATTGAATTCCAACGCATTTCATATCCTGACTGCCACGAGCGTAAATGTTTCCTTGTTCGTCCATATGAGCACCGAAGGGTGGGTAAGTCCACTTATCCTAAAAATTGTTATGTATCATATATGTGTATCTATACTTTAGATGATTAtttctattaatattaaattgttGCTAAGATAGTACTTACTTCAAAGACTGGTACAACATCCATATGACTGTTTAATAAAATAGCTGATTTTGATGGATCTGTACCTATCCATGTGAGAACCACAATTGGTTTATTTGGATGAACGTGATATACCTTAACAGGCAAGTCAAGAGACTTGGCCTGGTTCTGAAGGAAAGTAACACAGTCATctgtaaaataaaaattataattattaacgatttaaaatgcatttgtCTATTCATATATCATTGTTTCTTTATCTGGTTTCAGCACGCTAGGATCAAATTGTTTCTTCCCAGAACTTGGTTCCATTATTTACACACACCGATGTACTATAAAACACCCAAAGCAAACTAATTTTATAAGCCTTGAGACATCTACCGTCTTATCTGACATGTAATAAAATATGTTATCTAATCTTTCTCAGAGATAACGTCTCTCTAAATTTTTAATTATGAACTTTAAGAAATTGCGAGTCATTGATAGCTACGACGAAATTTCTTTAATATCTTTTACAATGAACAATTTGCGAGCTATTTATCAACGCGATGATCTTCACTATATCGCTAAAACCAATTTTATCGAGGGACTACTaaagaaatatataaaataatgcgAGAAATACGAGGAATCATCAATTACTTGCGATTTAGGTCACTCACGAGTCTCTCGGAATAACGAAAGTATCGTAGCCGTTAAACAGATGTAAATCTTTTTGGAAACCGAACCGGCGTTACGAAGTCGAGTTCGCGTACAAAAGAATTCGAGGCACAGAATGAAAAAAAATACAGAAATAGAAATAACATTCCACGCAGGGTGGGGCATGCAATGGCTGGATAGCGTCTCCGACGCTTCAAACTTGTGTCGGATGTGGCCAACCGAGAGATTCCCTGTCCCCATGCGGAAGCGCTTTCGTGAGCCTGACGAATTAATCTTCAACATTAACGTGCAAGGCTAACACTGTACCGGCACCGCGGTGCACGAGGAACGCTGATTAATTCGCTTAACGAGGAAATGACCGACACTATTCTAATAGCCGATATATGCGTACGATTTTTACACAGGACAGCGCGCTCCAAAGTACACGCGTAAAACTCGTAGAAATATTGTACGAGACCGTCGCGATTGTTGCGAGCGAGATAGAAATATCAAACGATTAGCATGTCGAACTGTTTACCGTAGTTGATGTCCGGCTGGACCGATGGTATTCGTAGGTACTCGCGAAAATTCTCTACAGCTGTTGCGTCCAGCTGAGCTTGAGTCGACGAAGACATTGCACTGCCTGCTGATCACCGCGTTCGACGTCGCTGGGTCGACTGTCATAGCAGACGCCCGCCGCTTGCCCCAGCCAATTGCCAGTGATTATCGCAGATGACGTAGGCAAGAGTCGATCAATTGAAACGCGCGAACAAGGACGGCGGGATCGCGAGCGTCTCTTTGACAGAATAGATAAAACGATTAGaataagagagaaagagagagtgagagaggacgCTTTGTTTATTTTACACGTAACGATTTTTGTTTTTTAGTGAGAGGATTTCGTCGCCGATAAATTAATACTTTCCATACGTACTAACGACCAGTGTAAAAATAAATGTTATCAAGTCGTAAGGGGGATAAATGTAAACAaatgaaaaaacgaaagaaacaaGAGAAACAAAGGCCGTATGGTTTAAAATCCATCTGGGTACACGGATATAAGAAGCGAGGGTACATATGTAGAGTAAGAGGGCGTTCAGGCTTATTAATTCGTAAAATGTATTCCGATTTATTAAATTTCATGTATGCCTAAATATGAGCTCTTTACACGTTACGctataatattatattcataTAGAGTTTAATATCGAAGAACTTGTTACATTCATTAATTGATAGTACGAATTAAATTATCATACAATGTAGAATATAATGCAACGTGGCTAATAACTAGGCACATACATGTAACAGTGAATTGCAAATAAAAAAATCATGTGTCTCGATACTATTATAAAGACGAACTTTtctcttttatatatatatataattatataccaacatataattatatatacttatatatatgtatatatgtacatacaataataataatataataataaccgCTATTGATCTGTCTTATTTACAACATTGAAACTATTGTACTAACGAGTTGTTTTCTTTTACTAGGTTTCCTGCCTTCTCACCTCTCTAACATATTTTACTTATATCTTTACACGTAACAACAGAACGCCTTTATCGCTTTATCAGAATGTCCGTTATTCAGATACGTTAGGGCAACCAGAGAGAATTGCATAACAAATAGGATACATTATAAAGCTGAACACGCGTatacgcgtgtgtgtgtgtacgtgtAGATGTACCTGTGTGTGTGATTGTGTTTATGTGTAATTGCGAAAAGCAATCCTATTACTCTTCTTctgtttttttcatttttttctttcttacttTCCCTTACCGTTATCGTTCTGTATATATTGTTAACTTTTTGCTCTCAATTAGATGCTTCGTTTCCCTTTTGAAAGAAAGATGCAAGATCTCGAAGAGGACGTCCATACTTAAATTTATCTTACAAAAATATGTACACGTTTCACAGTATCGGCAACCGGGTGGTGAACGTAACACGCTGTACACACCCTCGATCTGACGTATGCACGACCCGGTTAGCCCCAAGTAACTTACACTAGTATACACGTTTATTACAAAATATCGGCTAAAGTATAAAGGAATACCAAATGCCAAAAATATCGCTCGTTTTACAGTACTTTGCATCGTGTAGTTCTCTCCCaagtttcaaatatttttccTACATTTCGTTCTTCCCGTTTTCCTCGTAGAAGCTGcggccaaatgaatgtaaatcaaaACTGGATGTGATCGACGAGTTTCGCCGGTTCTGTTTCCACCAATGAGATCCATAAAATGCATTCAGGAGTTTTGTCGTAAAATTCGTTCCTCTGCGTCTTACTTTCTAGTTGCGGATATTTTCTATGTCCTTTGATAATAACGCTGAAATATTTTCTTGCGGAGTGAGTACACATGCAAGTGGTTTTCTACGCGCATTAAAACCTTTGAATAATCATTTCATCTTCTACTATTAAACTTTGCCGATTGGCTATTCTTTGTTCGAGGTCTGGAACTAAAATATCATAAAATTTTACAATCCGTTGGTTTGCGTGGACTCCTCGAGAAATTATGCATTTTAAATTTACTTTCCCTTTTGTCCAAGATAGTATTATACATACACGCGTATCAGGGTCTTAAATTGATGCTAGAAAATATTTTCGTCTCATTATCTCTGTGGAAGATTATTAAAATACTTTTTTTCATTGGAATTGCGTTGAATGTTTGATTCGACAATTGCTTGtacaatgtttttttttttttagaattgCTGTTGGAAATGGAAGATCAACGTGAAATAAGAAATATTTATGGCCTTCAGATTCAGCAAAAGTTAAACTCTTCAGTGGGTTTCCCTTTGATAAAAAAAGAACTAATTCGTTGTGTGTATTATTCTCTCTTCGAATAGAATGTGTTACATACGAGTTTAAAATCTACGAAATATACAAGAGCcgaataattattataaatcatattattacaacGAGGAACTCCCAATAAGAAACATCGTGATTaattaacatatatatatatatatatatatatgtacacacgACAAATACGCGAGAATTTCGATATGAAATCTTTGTACAACATACTAGTCTTAAATTACACCACTGTGTACACTGGGCGAATTGTCCTTAATCAAAATttaccatttacattcgtcgACTAAAAGAATCCCCGTTATCACCGGAtttaaaagaaaggaaaagaaaaaaaaaaagaaaaaaaaaggaagaaaagaaaacaaCGAAAAATTTAcaacataaataaataaatgtttaGAAAATAAACATCTGGACAGCTTTTTGGTACGCGTGACAAAACGATTAGAAAACTTTACGTACCCcgagaacgaaaaaaaaaaaaaatgcaagcAACTTATGCATTCGATAATGTTTTCCCATTGTGTTTCTTTACAAAAAATAGCCTACAATTTTCCTGCCATACtaatttcattttcttctttttcttattGCGGTTTACtttttctctcactctctcactctcttcctttctttctctctttcgatGCATTCTTTCCTCTAAATCGCCTCTTTTTAAAGAGCTTTGTACTTCAGAATGAATGTTCAGTTTCAGGACTTCCACAGAtcgttaaataaaaaaaaatcattgtCGCGGAGACGCCTCTCAGTATGAACTAAAGATATGTTGTACCGTCGATCGTGTTCaggagaggaagaaaaaaaaaaataataacaacAGAAAAAAAATCACATAACGAAGAGAAATTGGAAAATTTGAGGGCGAAAGAACAATTCTTAAAAGGAAAGAGATGCGTCGTACTCGTACCAGGAGGTGCGGAGTGATAAAATCGATATATGAGAATGTTCAGTCTAGGGCCTCGAATTTTCTTCGCAACTGTACAATTTTATCCTAAACAGGCCAGTGTTCTTCTCATAGAATCGATGATAATCATCACCATCGCGATGGAATTGGAAAAGCAAAAATTTTAATCTTCCACAAGGAACTTGCCACTGTGCGGTGATCTTGTTCTACTCAAAATGGCTCAAACGAATATTTCTTTAAATGGCGTTATTTATTGGCTTATTTCTTTTAACATTCCGCTCATTCTAATTAACCATTTTCCTTTCCCCGTTCTTCttgataataaaaataaaataaaaattgcaacTCATAGCACAGTGTCTTAGTTTCTTTTgtatctctccgttgactcttAACTAAGATTAAATGTACACTTCGATATCATTATATTATGCATATATGCAAATGATATTTACAGAAAACTCGGATAATGCTGGTATGCACGTTTTGTGTTGTGTGTTTCTGTGTACGTGTGTatacatatacaatatatatgtatatagttGTCAGAGATTCCAAACCAATGCATATCACGGTTATCGGTTCGGACTAATTCCAACATTGTTGCAGTTTCACCAAAATTCGACTAATGCTATGTATAAACGCTTTTTAGGGCACCATTTTATCGATATAAAAAGTGTAACGTCGCACGCTACACTTTTGGCCGTAATGCTTAGATGCCAATAGTTTCCCTTAAACACGGtcagtacatatatatatatgtataatgcaCGGAAACACTACGTTCTGTATTCATTtcatttcttcctttctttccttttgTTTCTGTTCAAAATACTTAATTATCACTTTAGGCCATGCGAATTCTCCATCGAGTGCGTCTCCGAAACGATCAGAAGTTTGAAtaattcttatgtttctttttTCGCAGTCAACGGGGTACGCATAACGTCCTTAATACAAGCGAGAACAGTATAGCACCTGGGATCACGAATCTCTTCTCACTTTACTATCACTTCGCGCGAGAACGAGTCATCATTTTACATCATTATAATATCTAAAtacccttttcttttttcttgctAGAACACGAACGACGCGTAAGACAGAAGAGATCGCGAGTCTGTTTCCTGTTCCACTCAAAATATATCTCGTTTCGCCCCCTTCCCACTTTCAGGCCAGGGAGGATAACTTAACACATTAATCTAATGGAATTGAACGACCGACCGCACGTGTCTGATCGAAATCTAATAAAATTTCCCCAGCTAAAACTTTTCGACTGCGCTACCTTTTTCTGTGGGTTAAGACCTCGGCGCCGGGTGATTGTAAAACTGCTTCTGCGATTGGCCAGACGCAGGATACATTTGACTGCCGGATGGCGGTGTCACGGACGAGTATTTGGAGATCGATACTGCTGTGGTAGACGGTGGAATAAACTGGGGGGGATACGGATTCGAGCCCGGTGGTGCCTGAGACGCTTGCGGCATTAAGAATTGTTGCGCCTGTTTGTTCGCGGAGACCTGAGGCGCAGCGTTCACGTAGATCGGCTGCGAACTGTTCTGCGCGACCGTGAAGTTCGGATATTGAACTGGGCAGGGTTTCGCTTGAAACTGAGGATAGTGAATGGACGCGGATCCTGGAGGAGGTATGTACGGCTGAGGCGGCAATTGTGGTAACGGATAACCCGGTGGAGTGTTTGACACTGTGGTGTGTGGCGGAGATGCCTTCCGtgcttttaatattgcctctgcCGTTAGACCTGCAACGATTTTTAATTCTACACGTGTACCGATTTCGAATATAAAATAACGCAACGAGATGTTTACCATGTTTACGAGCTCTTTCTTCCTCGTCGTCACTGAGAAACAATCCAAATTCTCGTTTCAATCTTTCCGTAAGGTTTTCCCGTTGACGTTCAACTAACGTTGGCGCTGCGGACCAACCAATTGTCCCTTCTTCGCCACCTGTGAATATCCAACATTTTATATCACGAAACAGCCAACTTAACTTGGCAAACCGGGATATCTTTTTCATTTCATTCCTTTGATAATCACCTTTCTTTTCCTCACCATCCACGTTCGTAAAGAGCGGTAACGCGGTTAGACTCGGTATATCGAGGGACAGTGGGATTTTCGAGCCTTCCTCGTCGGAGCTAAGCGACGAAGTTCCACTGCTCGCGCTGTCCGACCTACCCCTAGCTCCTCCTTTATCCGTTGTCGATGTATCGCTCGACGGTTCAGGTTCCGGCGGTGTTCCAGACGATTGCTGTTTGCGTTTACGGTATTCTGATATGGACAACTGAAACAGCAAATTACTTTTGAATAAACAAGAAACACATGAATGAATAATCCTGAGACAGACGTTCCATTCTATAGTTATTCTAACCTTCCGTTTAACAGGTGGTATCGCCTCGGGTTTAAATGCAGGGGCTGGCATACTGTTTGGAACGACGGTTCTCGGGTCCTTCAGTCGCTTGATCTCTTTAGGCGGGGCGGCAttctcttcctcttctttcATTGGAACTTCCTCGTTCTGAACATTCTGGAGCGTGGATTTCACTATTGCCTCTTGTACCTCTTCACTTTGTTCCATAGGTTCAGATTTTTGACCGATATATACTGTATTACTTTCTTCTACGCAGGTTTCCTCCTTTACACTGTCAGGCGGTAGATCATCCAATTTAGCTTCAAGCAATTCCCTTAACGCCGTCGAGAGCATCGACTTTTGTTCACCGCTCTTGGATCCATCGGCGGTGTCCATATCGATGGTGGACTCGATTATAGCTGCTTCAAAATTCAACTGGCTTCTGGTAACTGTTGTTGCGTCTGCCTTTTTACGAATGCGTTCGCTCAACGGTGGAATGGAATGAAAAATCTTTGGCGGCTCCGTGATGGACTCCGTGTCCATGTTCGAGGATGCGGATTCAAATATGGACTCTTCGGATGAAGTGACGAACGCGGACGGCTGTTCGATTTTTTGAGATTCCTGGCTCTGTTCGGTTTCTCTGCCGCTACATTTGATTGCAATCTCCGTCGATTCAGGCTTACTTTCAAACTCTTTGAACAACTTACCCTCGTGATTTAGATTGAACGATTTGAAGGACGGTTCGTACTTGACGTCGTCCATCTCTTTGTCCTCGGATTCTGAATCCTCCTTGGAACTCTCCATCAACCCCTCGATACCATCCATGCTCTTATCCTTTTCCGAACTGGAGTCTACTTTCTCCTTGTAATCGTTCCCATCGTCCCCAGTGATTTTTTTCATCTGAGCTTCGACATCGAACTCGTCGATCGACATATTATCGTCTGATTTTGCTTCACACTTTACGTCGTCGGACATTTTTTCGTCATCGCACTTGTCATCTTCAACTTTAACCATCTTACTTATACTACCACCGAATTCGAGTCTCATCTCGGCCACCCGTTGCTTCAAGATCGCGTCCGATTCCATGACAGGAATCGCATTGAAATCTTCCATTTCCGTGTCACCCTCGTTCTGATCAACTATCTCCACTGTTCCCTTTTCCATGTCCAAGTCTTCGTCTTCCTTTTTTGCAACGTAATCTTCCCTCTTACCGGTCTCCTTTTGATAATCAACTATTTCGTTTTTAACAGATTGTAACTCATCCTTAACGAAAGGTTTTGATTCCAAATGtatataagtgtcgcattccatttcgtcGTTCTCCTCTTTCTTCACACTCTCTTCCTTCACCAACGAACCATCCATTTGTGCCACCATTGCATGTTCCTCAGACTTGATGGCTTTAACGTGAAAATCCGCAGGGATATCTATCGACAGCTTCTGCCTCACGGCCTCGTCCGTGTTCGCTTGTTCGAGTGAATCGACCTCTTGTTTCACGGTCTCTGTTGGCATATGACGCTCGTCGTGTTGTTCGATCAATGGCGATTGTAGCTGCTCGATGAAATCGTCCTATAAAAATAAGATTCAATTCAATTAAAAGATGCAAACAAGTACGTATCACATACGTAATTAGCGTGGAATTAAGTAACAATTTACCTCAGCATGACACAGAGATCTGTTATTCTGAGCAGACTCAGGAACCAGCATGGTAGGCGTTGTGGGTGGAGTGTAATTGTCCGACGACAAACTTTCTCTGGCTATTCTTCTCTTCTTCGGCGGAGCTACCATTTCGCTGGGCGGCGGACTTTCCGGTCGACTATTTGGCGAATCGCATTCCTCGGAGATAGCTTGACGTAGCCATCTCTTCTTGGCAGATCCTGTGCTGACAGGGCACGCTGTGTTTCCGCTGGTCGCTTGTTTGCGTTGAGGTGGCGAATCGTATATGCCAG encodes:
- the LOC143426821 gene encoding aminoacylase-1, with product MSSSTQAQLDATAVENFREYLRIPSVQPDINYDDCVTFLQNQAKSLDLPVKVYHVHPNKPIVVLTWIGTDPSKSAILLNSHMDVVPVFEDKWTYPPFGAHMDEQGNIYARGSQDMKCVGIQYLEAIRRMKLAGQRCKRTIHMSFVPDEEIGGHLGMEDFVHTKEFQALNIGFALDEGMASPDEHFRMFYGERSIWQVEVECSGTPGHGSLLLDNTAGEKIRFIIDRFMDFRAKEKEKLKDPKILLGDVTTINLTQLKGGVQTNVVPVSLTAIFDIRLDPSVDHNEFEAMMKRWCQEAGSDVTYSFEQKNPKIENTKLDESNPFWIAFEKTCNDLGLSLQKAIFPGGTDSRYVRGVGIPAIGFSPMNKTKILLHDHDEFLNKDIFLRGIEIYTKIIPSVANV